In the genome of Equus asinus isolate D_3611 breed Donkey chromosome 9, EquAss-T2T_v2, whole genome shotgun sequence, one region contains:
- the BHMT2 gene encoding S-methylmethionine--homocysteine S-methyltransferase BHMT2 isoform X1, with the protein MAAAGGPGAKKGILERLESGEVVVGDGSFLITLEKRGCVKAGLWTPEAVAEHPDAVRQLHMEFLRAGSNVMQTFTFSASEENMESKWEDVNAAACDLAREVAGKGDALVAGGICQTSMYKHLKDEARIKKLFRQQLEVFARKNVDFLIAEYFEHAEEAVWAVEVLKESGKPVAATMCIGPEGDMHDVPPGECAAKLVRAGAAIVGVNCRFGPGTSLKTMTLMKEGLQAAGLTAHLMVQSLGFHTPDCGKGGFVDLPEYPFALEPRLATRWDIQNYAREAYNLGVRYIGGCCGFEPYHIRAIAEELAPERGFWPPASDKHGSWGSGLNMHTKPWIRARARREYWENLLPASGRPFCPALSKPDA; encoded by the exons ATGGCAGCGGCAGGAGGCCCCGGGGCCAAGAAG GGTATTCTGGAACGTCTGGAGAGTGGAGAGGTTGTGGTTGGAGACGGCAGCTTTCTCATAACTCTGGAGAAGAGGGGCTGCGTGAAAGCTGGACTCTGGACTCCAGAAGCGGTCGCTGAGCACCCGGATGCCG TCCGTCAGCTTCACATGGAATTCTTGAGAGCAGGATCAAATGTCATGCAGACTTTCACCTTTTCTGCGAGTGAGGAAAATATGGAAAGCAAG TGGGAAGATGTAAACGCCGCTGCCTGTGACCTCGCCAGGGAAGTGGCTGGCAAAGGTGATGCTTTGGTAGCAGGGGGAATCTGCCAGACATCAATGTACAAGCACCTCAAGGATGAAGCTAGAATTAAAAAACTTTTTCGACAACAATTAGAGGTCTTTGCCAGGAAAAATGTGGACTTCTTGATTGCAGAG TATTTTGAGCACGCTGAGGAAGCTGTGTGGGCTGTGGAAGTCTTAAAAGAATCTGGCAAACCCGTGGCAGCTACCATGTGCAtaggcccggagggagacatgcATGATGTGCCCCCTGGAGAGTGCGCTGCGAAGCTGGTGAGAGCAG GGGCTGCAATCGTCGGCGTGAACTGCCGGTTTGGGCCCGGGACCAGCTTGAAGACGATGACGCTCATGAAGGAGGGCCTGCAGGCGGCCGGGTTGACGGCGCACCTGATGGTGCAGTCCCTGGGGTTCCACACGCCCGACTGCGGCAAAGGAGGGTTTGTGGATCTCCCAGAATATCCCTTTG CACTGGAGCCCAGACTTGCAACGAGATGGGACATTCAAAACTACGCCAGAGAGGCCTACAACCTGGGGGTCAGGTACATTGGCGGGTGCTGTGGATTTGAGCCCTACCACATCAGGGCGATTGCAGAGGAGCTGGCCCCAGAAAGGGGCTTTTGGCCTCCGGCTTCGGACAAACATGGCAGCTGGGGAAGTGGCCTCAATATGCACACCAAACCCTGGATTCGAGCCAG ggCTAGAAGGGAGTATTGGGAGAACCTGCTGCCAGCTTCGGGCAGACCTTTCTGTCCTGCACTGTCAAAGCCAGACGCCTAA
- the BHMT2 gene encoding S-methylmethionine--homocysteine S-methyltransferase BHMT2 isoform X2 produces MEFLRAGSNVMQTFTFSASEENMESKWEDVNAAACDLAREVAGKGDALVAGGICQTSMYKHLKDEARIKKLFRQQLEVFARKNVDFLIAEYFEHAEEAVWAVEVLKESGKPVAATMCIGPEGDMHDVPPGECAAKLVRAGAAIVGVNCRFGPGTSLKTMTLMKEGLQAAGLTAHLMVQSLGFHTPDCGKGGFVDLPEYPFALEPRLATRWDIQNYAREAYNLGVRYIGGCCGFEPYHIRAIAEELAPERGFWPPASDKHGSWGSGLNMHTKPWIRARARREYWENLLPASGRPFCPALSKPDA; encoded by the exons ATGGAATTCTTGAGAGCAGGATCAAATGTCATGCAGACTTTCACCTTTTCTGCGAGTGAGGAAAATATGGAAAGCAAG TGGGAAGATGTAAACGCCGCTGCCTGTGACCTCGCCAGGGAAGTGGCTGGCAAAGGTGATGCTTTGGTAGCAGGGGGAATCTGCCAGACATCAATGTACAAGCACCTCAAGGATGAAGCTAGAATTAAAAAACTTTTTCGACAACAATTAGAGGTCTTTGCCAGGAAAAATGTGGACTTCTTGATTGCAGAG TATTTTGAGCACGCTGAGGAAGCTGTGTGGGCTGTGGAAGTCTTAAAAGAATCTGGCAAACCCGTGGCAGCTACCATGTGCAtaggcccggagggagacatgcATGATGTGCCCCCTGGAGAGTGCGCTGCGAAGCTGGTGAGAGCAG GGGCTGCAATCGTCGGCGTGAACTGCCGGTTTGGGCCCGGGACCAGCTTGAAGACGATGACGCTCATGAAGGAGGGCCTGCAGGCGGCCGGGTTGACGGCGCACCTGATGGTGCAGTCCCTGGGGTTCCACACGCCCGACTGCGGCAAAGGAGGGTTTGTGGATCTCCCAGAATATCCCTTTG CACTGGAGCCCAGACTTGCAACGAGATGGGACATTCAAAACTACGCCAGAGAGGCCTACAACCTGGGGGTCAGGTACATTGGCGGGTGCTGTGGATTTGAGCCCTACCACATCAGGGCGATTGCAGAGGAGCTGGCCCCAGAAAGGGGCTTTTGGCCTCCGGCTTCGGACAAACATGGCAGCTGGGGAAGTGGCCTCAATATGCACACCAAACCCTGGATTCGAGCCAG ggCTAGAAGGGAGTATTGGGAGAACCTGCTGCCAGCTTCGGGCAGACCTTTCTGTCCTGCACTGTCAAAGCCAGACGCCTAA